The Melanotaenia boesemani isolate fMelBoe1 chromosome 17, fMelBoe1.pri, whole genome shotgun sequence genome segment CCCATGAACACTAGGGAATATCTTAAGAAAAGGGTGCAGAATTTGACTACTGTTGATACCCATGTTGCATGTAtgcactgacaaaaaaaatctgagtaaaaaaaattaataaaaacaacagtgggAAGAGTATGAAGCAAattatttggtttaaattttaCTGAACAGCTCTTTCACTCTcagattgttttaattattctttcaaataaaactgacattaaCATGCACATTTTATTGCTAGATGAATTTGACCTAGTATGATTTCAGTCTGACAAACATGTTTATGCACCTACAGTTGCtattttatacattattaaagaaaaaatgagcaaTGAAGCTTTTAATCTAAAAGCAGCTTAATGAGCTGCTGAGCAGGAAGCCTACACACTGCAAAGGCCAACAATGGATCCGATTTCAGATCAGGACCCACAATTTAATGTGCTTTTCCTTCCTCAGTCATTCACTAAACTTTGCCTGCTAGGTTTTGTGTAATCTTAAAAACAGATAACCAAAAGAGATATAGCCCTGCTTCAACTATTTTTCTTAAACTATTTGTGAAATGTTCACCACATGCATCACATTATACTGTAAAATCTCACCAATGGAACGAGTAATGATCACAGTGTAGGACTGATCGATGGGTTTGGAGCAGTTGAACAGTAGTTTAACTTCAACTTCAGGTACCAGAGAAACAGAGGAGCTGCAGGAAGTCTGGGTGTCGTTCACCCCACTGATTGTGCACACAGCACACTGAGCCAAAGGCAGCTCGGTGGACACAGTCACCACTGAGCCTTTGTCTGGTCGAACTGCTGTCTGCAGGCATTCTAAGGAGACAGATCAAACATTAAGTTAGTTAATCTCATCATtacttttaatttcatttggaCAGAAATCAACAAATGCTCAGTTGAAAGGAGATAACGTTTTCATTCCACACTGAAatatgtaaacagtgttttcacTGACATTTAAGTGGTTGACTGCTGATGACAGTTGAGCAAGCAGGTTTTCCAAGCACACCTATCAAGTCTACTGTAATCGCATGCCATAGCAAATTAATCATACTCTTGTTAAGCATGAGTCATTTTGCCTAAAGAGAAAAAATCTTGCAGGGTTAATGCAATTTCTCCTATTGAAAATCTATGTTTTCCAATAGCAGATGAAAGAATTAAGGTTATGAAGCTAcattacagttttgttttcatcctTGTTTTGTTTGAAGATGGTTTCAATTCAGTCTTTTCCCTCTTCTTTCCCAATTAGAAACATAATGCTAATTGTAGGTTGGGCCTCCATTTGCTCTCAAACACATTTACATCTCTGAGATTCTGCTCTGTGTTGACTTTTCTTACACAAAACATGTTGATTTCAGCTCAACATTCATCACCTGTCCTTTACATTTCTTACAATTTCAGATAAACATCTGAATCTGGCGACTGCGGAGGTTACTGATGTATGCAGTCACGTTCATAAAACCAGTCTGGTGTAAAGTTTGCTTTCTGACTGCATTAGCATAGCCAATAGCAGATAGCAGCAATGTTCAGACATCAGATATCAGGAAAGCATTTCAGCTACCAGCAGCATGGATTGTTGACATAAGGTAGGCTGAATGATGCCTTATATGCTGTAATGTCCACAATTTTAATCCAAATTACAACCATGAAATGCATTTATGGAACACTCCTCTGTTGATCTGAACTAAATAACAACCAGCATTACATCAGCTGTCAGCAACTGCTTTAACTCCTCACTTTTCTTCCAGTCttgactgaaaacattttgatcattttaattcatttgtgTTGGAAGTTTATCTGAATTTAGAATAACTTTATAGCAACAaagaggatggatggagttGGTTTGATACAAAACACTGGGTTTGGAAGGGTTGAAGGAACCACAGGTGAAATGAactaaaattacttaaaaaatgtcttttaaaaatgttattaaataaatccaccATGGTGTTGCAGTCTTCTTCCAGAAACATTAAAAGGAGATGAAGTTGGGGTGAAACACATTAGAGTTAAATCTTGTGATAAAACGCCCACCAGATTGATAGCTCAGCAGCAGATTGCTGGTCAATTATTAATGAGGTTGAGATGAATTCATGCCTCCAGGAAGCTCAATAAACGCCTCATAAAATCATTTGAAAATGGAGGACTAAACGTCAGAAATggcttttcttcatttcagacTGATAATAAGCGTCAACACCCATTTGTCCAATCACTAATGATCAATGTCGCTTCAGTGTCCTCATCCTCTAAAGTCCTTGGGACAAACCTGTAAGCACAGTTGGTTGTGCACGGAACGTAATAAACGTTCAGATGAGGTCAGTCTGCTCATATCTCAGTGGTGTTTCACCCACAACCGTCAAACGAACACTTGTTTTCAAAACGACTTTCAATTATTTTcggacattttaaaaactgacacCCACCGAAATAGATCCAGAAGACGCGTAAGCATAGCTTCCACATACAATATACATAAGATAGTTTTATCTGACGAATGTTACTGCCTTACCTGATGTGTCCAAAGCTGCCAAAAATATCAGCTCCAGGAGCGCGCATGTCGCACAGACACGCAAGTTCACAACAAATACCATTTTAACTGATTTgggaaaatgtagaaaaatattataataataaatttaaaacaaaaacctttaaaaaccgAATTTCCGGGGTCACTTTTTCTTCCATACACTCGATTGCATTTTCAGTGACTTTACTACAACAGCGTCGACGCTGACAGCCACTTCCTCCTCATTACCTGTGCGCAGCGCAGCAGAGGGCGTGGACCACAGGTGGACGACCTGTTCAAACTTGACGAGATCAGACCGTGCCGTTGTGCCGAGCCAAAACACCACAACAGCCACTAGTTTAATAAGATTGGAGTCGTTGTGTGACAATCCTTGCTGTGCGGCACAATGGGCGCCCTATTTATAAGCAGTCGAACATGCCAAAGATGGTTGGCATCGTGCTGTGTATCCCCAAAATGAAGCAGGGAAAGGGTGTGGAAAGAGCTTGAAGCAGATATTTTATTGCGTTTGGATGTTTATACACAGAATGATGAGCAGTAACGCCCTGATATCAATACAGGAAACACAGGGGGAAAAGGCATCTTAATATGAAAGTAATCATAAATAAATCCGCTCTGACTTGTGGGTCCTGACTTAAAAGACTTTACAGAAAGTTATGGCTGTTCAAACAAATGAGCAAAATATGTTAACATGGTAAAATCTGGTTGCTCCCGACCAGCCGCATTTTTCCAAACAGTAAAATTAGGATTAAAAATTAGATTAACAGTGCAGGTCTACATTGTGAAAATGTTTCTAAGAGTTGCAAAGGCTCTCTCCTGCCACCACACGCCTCATGACGTAGACATTCCTGCAAAGAAACACACCTGAAGGCAAGACCACTCACAAACATCCACattactgttacttttttttctttccagttgcAAATGCTCTCCCACATATCAATTCTCATTTATATCCAAACGTGATTAAGAATAACccaaaaacagctttattttaattcacGTCTGCATCAGTCTTTCAACCAAAGTCCACTAGATGCACCATGCAggaataaaacaagaaagagaAACCTTTTTAAGCAGGTTTTGGTTAAAGAAAATCCACCAGACACACctataaaaatgaaacatacattcatgtttttgttaaaccAGTCTGACTGCTGGCAAAGTGGGCGGTGAACTGGAGTCAGACAACTTCAGTGTGTTCTCTTAAACAAGGGACCTCAGTGAAGAATCAGCAGCTGTCAggcctcccctcccctcccacGTAACTGTAGATTCAGAACAGCCAAACATTTGCTGCAGGGGGTTTCACTgccaatgtttgttttctggatCCTCTGTAGAGGAACTGAGACAGATATGAGACCTAACCTCTGAGCTGATGCATGTAGGGGAATCATAGGTTCATATGACAAAGATGGAGAAATTCTTAGTCAGATGCTGAAAGTACCAAAGtcaattctttttatttctatcacCATTTAGCACAAAAAACAATCTGATATTTAAAACTAGGTACAGTCGCTGAAAAGGACAAACAAATCAAAGGGTAGAGGACATTAATTACCACTAACTGTTCAGGTATTAGCCAATATTAACATATTGCATACTGTAGCTTATATTATTTGGTGTTTACCTGACTTTAGTTAATGACTGATAAGATCAATCCACCATCCACCAGGAGGCAGTAACACAGAAAATGATCATACAGCTTTAGGCTTCCTGTTTAGTGTTCTCTAACAATCAGAGGCAGGCAGTGGAGCCTGAAACATCGTTCCAACACTTGTTAATTCATTTGAATCTGATCAAAAATAAATGTGgtctaagtttttcttttttctgtttgtgaacAGGGAATGACAAGGCTAATTCCAGCACCTTAAATTAACACTAATGTgtttagaaaatgtatttacCTTTTTATAACTTTAAAGCTCTGCTTTTACATTTGGTAATGTAGAGTACACTCTTCAGTCGTAATAGTGGACCTTGTTAATAATTTGTGGTtaagtaaacacaaacaaacaaacaaaaaacattggttaagattttaaattattttagtttaagttaaatgttttgtttctcaCCATATGTTGACAGAAAACTAAGCTGTggtaattttttatgttttgaagaGACCCACTGCTCCACTACTGAAGAACATCAATGTCACAATTTTAATTAGAAGGCTGATAAAGGGAtctgcatgtaaacatgaaacaaacaagCCTAATTCAAGAAGAAAAGTCTATGTCTGAGTCCATATGTGGAggtaaatagtaaaaaaaagttactattTTTAGTTCAAGGTTCAAGTGCTTCTTTCCATTTTTGACACttctgttgctttttgtttaggtttaggcACCAAATCAGCCTtgttacacataaaaaaattatagttTAGATTAATATAACATCAGTTTTGTAATCACACTAATAGTTTGTCAAAGACCAGCGTAGGTTTTCACACCTCAGAGAGATGTAATAAATATGAACCTACATATGtggttaaatatttaaacatccACTCTTTGTTAAAAAGATCTTATTGAGGTTAAAACTTATATTTGTaattacaaacaataaaaacagcatcactaattcaaacaggaaaaaagaaacaaaaaacaaacaactattgcatttaaatgtaaaaagaaatctaaaataacaaatgaGAAGATGTTTAATACACACCATggcaaaaatatgttttatttacacaataTGTTGGCTGCTTCTGTTCATTGGCCTGTAGCTTGCTCACACGTGTCCTAAACAGAATTTCAGTGATTTTACGACATCAGTTTGCCTCTTTTAAGACAAATATTTGACATAAAGACACATGTGATGATGAgtaaatatacattttcattAACCTACCTAGTTCTGTTTAACTGGATAAATATTATGTGATTCCAatgttaaataaacatataaaactttTCAAATATGCATGTACTTAGTAatagttcttttaaaaaaatgtaagttaaatgttaaaatggttCTTCACAGATTCAAAGCTTCCACTCTGGTGTAAAATTATAACTTGTATGTAGCTGTAATCCCAACAGTATCTTAACACTGTTCTTATTTTGTATCACTTGACAGTTGCCCCCCACAGGGCAGCCACCATGGAGGAGTCAGGGGGTCTCAACACTTTCTGCCCTCTAAGAAGAACTCCAAGAAGCAACACCCATAAACCCAGAAAGCAGCTCCCCTTACAGCTGTCTGCACCGAGCATAAAATTAGATCCTCAGTTAGTCCTTCTGCTCCAGACAACTGGAGGAAAACTTGGAGAAGATGGATCCCAGTCACAGCCCCAGTCTTTACTTTGGTAAGAATGGATATGATACCGTGCCAGATTGTTATTCAGCCTGTAAATGTGAGCGACTGCAGGCCTCACAGCTCCTTGTGTTTCCTCTTCATCTTGCATATTGTTTGCTTTCAGGAAGTTGTACAAGATGCAGTGAAGCGGTGTACGGCTCAGGAGGAGCCTGTCAGGCGATGGGACGTTTATTTCACAACTCATGCTTCACCTGCAGCGTTTGCAGTGAGTCCTcatcgtgtgtgtgtggatgtttgtgAAAAATAACACCAgcatgtttctatttttttctctaaaaactTCTACCAAATTTATATAAGTGCACTTTTCAAATAAGCTGTTCCCGAGATATTACTTGCTTTTAATAGTATATTTTACAAAAGTCACTTTAATTGTTTCCTAATTGATATTAAATTTAGCAgatacagatttttttgttatctCTGAATGATCTGATTGTTAcataatatgttttgtttttacttgaaTCGGTGTAGCTGTTGTGTACATCAATCACAGCAGCTACACctgaaaagaaatattatttggtgtattttttgttgctgttgttgtcaCACAATTGCAATACTTAACCTTAATCAAGTATATAACTTATTATTAATTAAGAAACTGATAATATTCCAAATATTATccaataattattattattatataataataccAATCATTAAAATGCTACATTGGTCAGGCTATGACCAGTATTATTATCAACTTGTCACAGAAAGTAAGGAAATGTGTgattggtggattatttctcccctttaataataccacTTCATGTTGTGCTGCATATGATTAGAAGGCCTGATTAGCTACCTTTATaacaaggtataacttgtaagaaTCGTGCtcctgtggaatgagcaacacagctaaacgtAAGGGTAGTCCCCCCCAAACGTGCCAAAATTCTCTGGAAAAATTTCCTGTTGATATTCAGTCTTGTTTTGATATTCAAGTGCTGACAAGTGTGTTCCAGTCACAGACATATGACTGGCACCTGACTGGCTCCCAACTGATAGACATATCAGAATGAAATATCTGGAGCCAGTAGCAATCccatatctccagaatctgggacctaactccatcctctagggcagggctactcaattcggtcctatgagggtcgcaatccagcaggttttccatgtatccctgtaccaacacacctgagtccaattaatgagtcattgtgtagaacctgattggctgttagaaccacctaatttgactcaggtgtgttggtgcagggatacatggaaaacctgctggattgcggccctcgtaggaccgaattgagtagtcCTGCTCTAGGATGACAACATTCTCCCCACAGAGTCAGGATCATCAGAGAGTACTTCCAGAATTCAGACGTTGAGAGTCCAGACTGCAGGATCAGCTTGGGTGTGCTGTACATGCCAAAGTAACCCCTGGTTGACCTTTAACAACTCCTGGTGGAGGAATGGGATGCCACTCCCCACATGTTTAGTTGtgctgctcattccacagaagcatgatTCTTACATTGTTAAGGTGAGTGATCAGGCTATGTATATTAGAATAACTTTACTTTCTGTACTAAGTTATAACTTTGCTGGAACTGATTCTAAATTACAGTGTAAGGACTAATTGGAGGTTTAAAATTTTGGTGAATGTGATGGTGAAATTGATATGTTGTTATAAAATCAACCTGTTCTCACTCTCTTGAagtgtaatttctttttgtacagacatttcttcttcttgtatCTGAACACTCATTTCAGTCCTATCAGCTGTTGTCTGATGTCTTTATTATTGCTTTCAAATAGAACTCAATATTATTTAGTTTAGCAGTATCATCTGACAGCTGCTAACACACTGCAGAGCATTGGACTTCAGTATTTAATATGGTGCAATGATTTCAGGCAGAAGATAGTTAGGCTATAGATAGACACTGAAGATGGTCACTTATGACTGTGTGTTTGGGTTTGTCGTCATGGCACCTATCAGGCCTCTCCCTGATGGTAGAGTACAATTAAAGGATAATCTTAACAGCTGACAAagaactttttgtgtttttaatttgtatatggtGAAAAAGACACTTGCCTCacattcttcttcatttttgtgcCTTTTTAATTCATGTCAGATAAACAGCTCAATGGGAAGCCATATTTTACAGTGTCAGGACTAATCTATTGTGAGGATGACTTTTTGGTGAGTGTGTCTTTTAATTGGTTACAGTTTAACAGATCAATGTGATTTGCGTaagttttttgtgatttttatttgacatattttgtAGTTCTCTGGAGTTCATCCATCTCAGGAAGTGTGTAACAGCTGTGGGTGTTCAGTCTCTGACTATGTAAGTATTTACTTATTCATATGCACGCATTTTATGAGTTCATGAATGTGGTATCACGTAGATCTCATGCTCCTTGATCAGGTCCTGCAGGCTTGTGGGAAATCATACCACCCGTCCTGCTTTCGCTGTGTTGTCTGTGGACAAGAGCTGGAAGGCCAGGCTTTCACTGTTGACTCAGACTCCAGGGTTTACTGTGTCAGTGACTACCACAGGTGAAATTACAACAATGGGCCAAGCCTATTTATTCACacttggggggaaaaaagggaaaacccTGCTAAACAGGCCACACAAGACATAATCACACTTCACTGACTGACTCCATATCTCAGTTTCATTGAGACTTCTTCATGGTTTCAGGGTCCAGGCTCCCAGCTGTGCTGCCTGTGGCATGCCAATACTGCCAACAGAAGcaagtttaaaattttattaacaatatgAATAAATTCAAAGCAAATTACCTCACATTTAAGTTTACAAGAAACATTTCtaaccatttatttttctttgattgtttCAGGGGTCTACAGAATCTATTCAAGTGGTGTCATCTAACAAGTATTTCCACATGGAGTGCTATAGTGGTGAAGTCAACCTCATTTGAAGAAATTAATTAAGAGCAAGTTTATTGCTGGGGTATTTTGCACAATTCTTAATTTTAATAAAGTCACTGCAGTTCTGACAgtagtgtttttctgtttatctcGTCTCGTTTTGCATCGTGTTACTTAGATAAAGCACATTAATTGGTTTCAAACTCATTAACATTGCAAAAACTGAACATGCCTAGTAGAACTGTCACACTGAGGAAAACTATTTAGGAATCCCAAATGAATCTGAGTCAAGACAAGGAGAGAGGACAAGCCATGAGAATGATTTCTCAGTTTGACATAATGATCTCTGGGAGTTGCAGTATGGTACATTTGGAAACTAACTGTAACACATATCTGTTCTTGATTAAACAATTGTGTTTatgattcatttacagatatATTTGTGTAAACTATTAGTATTTTGATAGATGGCCAATTTGGCCAAATTTTCAGTCTTGCTTTTCTCAGCTCTGCCGGTTTTTACCTTATGTACCAGTCAAAGTTTTAAACGGACAAGAGCGCCGCCATGTGTTAATGATCAGTACTACCACAAAGTCCTGACCCGGAACTGGGGACGTGAAATGAAGATAAACGCTCATTGAAATGGCGTCAGTGACGGTACGGAGCTGGGTTCTTTGCACGGTGTCACTGCtaaatttattgtttgtatttatatcCGGAGCCGACTTTATTCGGTTTGTATCATTTCGAGCAATTTATCATAACATTACAGGGGAGACGACACTCTGTCAAGGTAAGCTCTCGTCTGTTGGTAGCTGAAGGAGTGGTTTTTAGCTAACTTTGGGGGAGGAGTTGTCAGTGACACACATGGGTAATAACTCAAAGATAAAATGTACAAGGAGCTAATATTCAATAAAGACAGTGCAAGAAAATCATCAAAGAGAAAGAACAGTACTTATCGTGAGAATATTTGTACGATACGTAATATGTATCGTAAACTCGGGTG includes the following:
- the limd1b gene encoding LIM domain-containing protein 1 — encoded protein: MDPSHSPSLYFGSCTRCSEAVYGSGGACQAMGRLFHNSCFTCSVCNKQLNGKPYFTVSGLIYCEDDFLFSGVHPSQEVCNSCGCSVSDYVLQACGKSYHPSCFRCVVCGQELEGQAFTVDSDSRVYCVSDYHRVQAPSCAACGMPILPTEGSTESIQVVSSNKYFHMECYSGEVNLI